In Lolium rigidum isolate FL_2022 chromosome 7, APGP_CSIRO_Lrig_0.1, whole genome shotgun sequence, the DNA window GTAAATGTACTTAAATGTAAAATTGCTTAGTAACATGTATTAAAAATACTGACCTTTTGCACTTAAACAGGTCTGTGAACGAAGTGCAACTTCCACAACATACCAAGATAAAAAAAAACTCAAGGCAAGTCACATTTTTTTACTTCTCAATTACCATTTCTTATGTATAGCAATACTTATTCCATAATATAATATATAATATATTTATGGAATAAAGCTTCCTCATCAAAGCATTAACATGACGAAGACAACATCAGCACTTTATTACAATTTACCAATTATCTTATCATGCATATGACTAACCTTTTATCCCAACATGTAGCAGTACTTCAGAATAATATTGATGCCATATTGGTTGTTCCAAGACAAACCATCGCTTTAAGCAGCAAAACTAAGGACAATTGTTGCCCAATTGTAACATGAGCATAGTTAGACCATGAAAAACACATAGACTGGAGATACCAACATCTGTACATGCCATGAATATAACATCTAATACAGAAATAATAGTAATCCTTCAGATAACAGCACGAGCAAATCAAAACCACAGAAAAGCAGGTAACTACATATTGAAGTCATCAGAAGTCTTTTGCACAATATTCTGTTGTTAAACCCAAAATCTCCAACACCCCAAAAAAAGTTGCTAACTAACGCTGCATCAGTTCCCTTCACAAAGAAGTGAGTCATTCAAACGATAAAACTCTAGAGCTAATGAATGCTCCATCACAGCCTTAACAAGGAAATAGGCTCTATTACTCCCTTAAGAAATAAATGGGTCGCTAATAGAAAGATCAGACGCGTTGCTGTAACTCCAAATATGACCCGCTGCACGCCCACGGACCTCCAAGGAATGTTTGCGCAAGGACTTATTGGCCCACATTCTCTTGGAAGCCAACGGCTGCAGCTTGCCCGTGACCTCATTCATCATCATAGATTCCGGACCGGCCAGCAAAACTATCACGTTGTGCAGCAACACCGCTCTCGCAAGAACCAGCTTCAGGAACTCAACCTGGTTTGGACCCCCACTGAACTGATCAAACACCACCTTCTTGACACGCGACTGCACGCATTTGATCGGACCGACCCTTTCCCAGAAGGTGGAATTGAGCTTGTCCCTGGGCTTGACTTCACCGGGGTCGTCGTAGTAGTCAGTGTCATTATCAGACTGCAAAATTAAAGTGTGCAATTCAGCAAAAGATGGAATCCGATAAATAAAAATTGTGGTGAAGCAAACTGCGAATGCAGAGAGATGCAGGGTAAACAAAAACTCACAGCCATAATGTGTAAGGTCTCTACTTCAGGAAAGCATCTCAAGAAACTCAGCAAAGTTCTCACTTCCCCGGGGACTCTGAAACGCACCTTAACAGCTAACACTTTGATGCTTGGAACCTCTGTATTTGGGCTAACTTTTGTCACCCTAGCCTGCAAATCATCGCAGCAGTGATCAAATTGACAGTTTAATTCAACGAAAATCAAACCAGCCCACTCAAAGATCTGTTTATATGGTCACTAAGAAGATAAATGGAAGTCGACCTTGATGATGGTGTTGCCAATCTCAAGCACGTGCTTGGCCGTGTCCAAGTAACCGAGTACTGTGAGCTGAGGAGCATAGCCTATCTTGACCTTGATGGTCCTTCCAGGCCCAGGGGCGTGCGTGCAGTAAATGATGAGCCGCTGCATCTGGGGAGCGGCAATGATGGCGACCTCGGCCACCATGGAATGCCAGAGCAGCACGCACCGGAGAGTGTGGCTGCCGATGCGGACGCGATCGGGCATGCAGTAATTGGAGATGAGCGCAAAGATCTCAAGCTTGGGGCTGCAGGCGAGCATGTAATCCAGGTCGCAATCCTGCATGATGCCTTGGCAGATGCCGAGCTCCCGGAGGTGAGGGAAGACATCAGGGCTGCGTGGGGGGCCGTTGCTGGTGAAGGGGAAGAGCCAGACACCGAGGTAGAGGCGGCGGAGTGATATGCCGCAGCAGAGGAGGGACTGCGGGAGCTGTACGGGCACCTTGTCGAACCAGGGGCGGTTGACGAGGATGAGGTTCTCCACGCCCTTgtcggcgaggaggcggagccacTCGGCGAGCGCGTCCTGGTTGGTTTCGTCGATGAAGTTGCTGAGGAGGTTGGCCCAGCGGACGGGGCCCGGGTGGGAGGCGAGGACGCGGGACACCaccgcggcggcgggggcgcgcCAGTCGACGCCGGGCCCGTCCGTGAGGAGGTGGGCGTCGTCGAGGACGAGCGGGGTGGCGCGCCACAGGCCGCGCCAGCGCCGGGAGAGCGCGTCGGTGCGGGCGCCGTCCTTCACGGGGAGGCGGGAGACGACGTTACGTAGGAGGCCGTCGGGGAGGGCGCTGATGcggtcctcgccgccgccgccgtcggagaatgcggcggagagggaggcggcggcggagaccgGGGAGGCCGGGAGGCAGTAGTGCATGACGTCTCTGCTCAGGCCGGGAGCCATGTTTCCCTTCccttgggggcggcggcggtgagcaGGTGTTGGGGGCGGCGGCTGGCCGGAAATGGCTTGCTAGGTTTGGCCGTTCCTGTGGTAGTTTTGGGAGATTTTATAATATACCATGCTTTACTTCGTTTCTTTACTATTTACCACACATTACTTGGCTATTTATTATTTGCCACACATTAGTCTAATTTCTTTATAATTTGCCCTGTTTCTCCTTTTACAGAACAATTCATTTCTTAACACGAAAATACATAGTGAAATACACTGCATGTACGTCTTTGGCTGGATTGAACCTAGCTGGACATAATCAATCAACCAAACAGATCAATCAATCGGGTCAAAGCAAATCCCTAGTTACTATTGGGCAGCGGACGAGAAACACatcagactagtcacaatggagagtatcatatagtagtatcatgcatatgatactagtgtacgatactatcttcacaatgcatagtatcatgtagtagtatcatatgtttcatgtatttaatgatttttagaatctcaatgcaaaagtgtgtacaagatttgtttggtattaatttttctagtactacgtgctatgatacggtatctacctatgatactactatcatctctttcatcattaattggtgtgacacatcagctttttacatgcatgtagtgcatgatactagctatgatactcccattgtgagtagtctcagccgagcgccgccgtcgtccgcccGGCAACCAGGGACGGATCAGGACAGCAACCAGGGACGGATCAGGCATGATCGGACAGCCACGATCCACGTAATTCTTCCTCTCCCCTGGGCTGATTGCACAATCTACTTCATCATTGCTAAATAATTACGGATGAATCACACAGCCACCGGCTGATTTCTTTTCATAGAATCCCATGTACTCCGTACATTGAATTAACTATTGTAAGGAAGATTTTTTCCAGTGCCAACCGAGTCTTTGCTTTGCCTGTTTTGGAATCTTCTACTTCCCACCCGTGATCCATTAGCTCCAGTGCCTCGATGATCCTAGATCAGGCTCTTCACGGTAGCAAGCAAGGCCTAATTTTCATGCAAATTAGTTAAATAACAATGTGCAACAACGAATTATTAAAAGGTATGTAACTATCCTCAAGAAAGGCTACAGCATACAACAGGTTGTTCAAACTAATTAGCAACTGCAATATGTAGTAGAAGATCGGCGAATTTTGATTCAAATGTTAAACGAGTCTTCCACTACATTTACAAGGAAGATGGAACTTTATGGAAGCCTCTCAACTGTCAAGTGCTTAGACTAAGATAATTCTCCTTATTGTActtaacactactaggaaatgccttaccgccggcgtccaaaaatgccttaccgccggcgttttcgcattcgccggcgaccacctcgccggtggtaatgtctTATCGCCGGCGTTTTCCAAATCGCTGGTGGTAATTGCCGTTATCCCCGGCGCTTTCCCCgagtcgccggcggtaaggacttACCCCTGGCGGTTTGCAAATTCGCCGGGGTAATCTGCTGCAGCGCTCGGCGATTTGATTTTCGCCGGGGGTACGGTTCGGGCGCCGGTGGTATTGATTAcaggattaaaaaaataaaactcgaaatATACGACGAGAATACACAGTATACACCGGAATACACACAGAATACACAGTATACACCGAGCATACATAGAATACACAGAATACACAGTTATATagaaagtcccaaatgttcataacatgcatgcattaataacaCAAGTTTAGATAGTAGATAGTTCACCATATATATGGTTCAaacatcacgactcgaagtagcacatgttacagaaatacatataagtccagtgtcgatgacctagctaaacaacaatgacataataaactagagaggcggtggcggcaagcagcatcacgatgaaaggggtcctccacatctccctcctccgtcccgctcgaaagttggcgtatcgagtttccgcctcctccaaagtggtgtaccccttgtaggcCGTTGCCGCTCGAAACGGTGGACTCGCCTCCTACGGTCTTCCCGGTCCTCGTAGACTCCGAGAACCtcgccgtggtagacgacatagtacgtcatctatgcaaacacggaaaaaagaaatgtaagttgttagtacatccatagagagagatataacatataggtgtgcaaaagaacaaacataaaaaagacttaagtaattttatgactaacatttgcaaaggacaaaagtttttgagtcaagtcggcttcggcgggaagggaaggatgccctcgagcgtgttgaatgttctctcgtcacatccatcttctaatcggccttctatctcgaAATTAGAAAGTGCGGGGCCATAGTTGAACAAGCCACCATTCATGACGACATCCCTCCAtagtattgtgcaaatggtccgctggatggcacggaactcggctctcacgttttcatcggtggtgtccgacATGTTGACGAAATTCCCTTGAAGACcggatggcaacaagagatcgttcgagaccttacaaccgccctcatccgtaggatggcaaaccatgcctccatcccattgtcatccgccgattgcttgaggcggggaacttggttatgtggttgcacacatggcaacctttaactttcttctcatgcctcGAGTTTGTCGACGCCAATCTCAGCTATGAAGCCGccgagggctttatcaagtgtagacttaacGTCGGTGAAGTTTTTCTCCttatcaagcccggagtcgagatAAGTGACATGGGAATGATACGggtgaaagaggaggagggtgcgaGTACTTGAGTTcgcgcaaaatggaaataaaccatcatactcggctattaaggaaattcatgaaagaatgtaatatagggtactttagtaaccaaatacttactcgcggaaatatggtatgacaaagcattttttatccttgtttaacaccaagaaatccttgatatACTTCGCGAGAAACGCTTGTTCGTTCTGGGTGGTAgctggagtcatgtagaaggggtccatgatagcaatgtgcgctgtgttctccatggcgatatcgtgcgccataCTGAGCGATACGAGGCGGACCAAGTTACGGTCTAGCTGTTGCATGTGCAAGAGCCTGAAGATGTCTTCGTACcgaatgaacatcaagtccgcagggtatgtgttgacaaagccaaagccagtGGGCACCTTGGCTATCACAAtcgggtacgagggatttcttTCTTGAAGAAGTAGCTTCTCCTTCATTAGAATAGTATCATGCACGTTCCTCATTTCCGGCGTCAACTTGTCTACAACGTGTGCCTGGCAGAGCATCGGCCGGCCTATGTGATGCaacttcctccacggggtcggcaacttgtcattaaccactatCTTGCTTTTGGCAACATCTCccgacttcttccgcttcctCGCCCTTCTTCTTACCGCAAccgggagtggcgttttgtttcataccctccgtggtcgcaccaaggagtgtcctcggggtaagcccaactcgggcggagcggtgaaggcggtagtgtcctcctcgctcgggcgtttcttgtgaaaggaacaacttcttctttaggatatgaccgacgggtggcttgtaaggagaaaccgcgtcggcgtcgagctcggcgatgaacgtatcaatgggagcttgatcgatgtccaacgcctTGTCGTGCCGACTCTCGTGCCGACTATCGGGCCGACTATGATCGGGCTCAAAATGATCATAAGCCGGTGGAGGATCGGCCCCGCCTTTGCCTCGCCGTCAAGCGGCCGTTGGAGCCGGGACCTTGGCTTGGCTCGGGGCATCCGTCGCATCtcgaggagtgaccatgccatagcttgcctccgaacccgaggcggcggtgttcagccgaattagggctttcggccatagaaggatgtgattcttgaggtccccgagagtgagggggtttccgtttccggggttgataaggaggatggaggtcttggcatcccggtaacgaccggttcacgcgaacccggctcacgCTATCATCCATCCCGACGCGAATGGAAAATCCGCCGTGTTGGCAGGATGACACTCGCCGTCCGCTACTGaccttcaacttgttgtccacattcggtagcaaggtgcaaggagtcgcgttcgcccgtgaaaacatgtgtaggtcgagagagggcgacgacaaagtaactaatttgtagagcttgagagactaaattaattaccgtgagggcgtcgagctcggctcgcgttgaaggaccgaggccgGGCGTGCGGGTGACGCGGGGGCTAGTGCCGGGCCCCCCGggtccggcgaatcctctctagcgccgacattgccggcgggtggagtcaccaagttgggtgtgcattgagcgtgtctagttggaggccggttgtccgagttCGTCGGCGCCTAGGCCgataaccggcatcggtcccttaccgccggcgtcgaagtaattcttcatcgacgagcacaagatcggggatgatttcattgaccccGTTGGCCGGCGCGTCATCGACCTTGCTAGCAACCTCGGCGGTGACGCGTTCGTCGAACCTCGGCAccgacgcgttgctccatggttgtttccaagtcggccaccttttcggaagagcctcgtgctcccggtcc includes these proteins:
- the LOC124670828 gene encoding putative F-box/FBD/LRR-repeat protein At3g49030 — translated: MAPGLSRDVMHYCLPASPVSAAASLSAAFSDGGGGEDRISALPDGLLRNVVSRLPVKDGARTDALSRRWRGLWRATPLVLDDAHLLTDGPGVDWRAPAAAVVSRVLASHPGPVRWANLLSNFIDETNQDALAEWLRLLADKGVENLILVNRPWFDKVPVQLPQSLLCCGISLRRLYLGVWLFPFTSNGPPRSPDVFPHLRELGICQGIMQDCDLDYMLACSPKLEIFALISNYCMPDRVRIGSHTLRCVLLWHSMVAEVAIIAAPQMQRLIIYCTHAPGPGRTIKVKIGYAPQLTVLGYLDTAKHVLEIGNTIIKARVTKVSPNTEVPSIKVLAVKVRFRVPGEVRTLLSFLRCFPEVETLHIMASDNDTDYYDDPGEVKPRDKLNSTFWERVGPIKCVQSRVKKVVFDQFSGGPNQVEFLKLVLARAVLLHNVIVLLAGPESMMMNEVTGKLQPLASKRMWANKSLRKHSLEVRGRAAGHIWSYSNASDLSISDPFIS